Proteins found in one bacterium genomic segment:
- a CDS encoding M15 family metallopeptidase: MTSCNKRDMLLDDNRLSAEAKRKFLAVLKDVRSKGLPLLVWEVYRSPAKQLKLFIKGLTRLRFPKWHGNGRAMDCCWLVDGKPTWNVPQEWWQTYGKAVRAHGLIWGGDWKTRDCPHAQWEGK; the protein is encoded by the coding sequence ATGACAAGTTGTAACAAACGAGATATGCTTCTCGATGATAACCGTTTGAGCGCTGAAGCAAAGCGTAAGTTCCTGGCTGTGTTAAAGGATGTGCGTTCAAAGGGATTACCGCTCTTAGTTTGGGAAGTTTATCGCAGTCCGGCAAAGCAACTCAAGCTGTTTATCAAAGGCCTGACACGATTACGATTTCCTAAATGGCACGGCAATGGTCGAGCGATGGACTGTTGTTGGCTGGTGGACGGAAAACCCACTTGGAATGTACCGCAGGAATGGTGGCAAACCTATGGGAAAGCCGTCAGGGCGCATGGCCTGATTTGGGGCGGTGACTGGAAAACCCGTGACTGCCCACATGCTCAATGGGAGGGCAAATGA